One region of Gossypium raimondii isolate GPD5lz chromosome 6, ASM2569854v1, whole genome shotgun sequence genomic DNA includes:
- the LOC105774406 gene encoding protein ELF4-LIKE 3 — protein sequence MEGDTLRLGKGGGQIDGKVVQTFQKSFVQVQNILDQNRLLINEINQNHESKIPDNLGRNVGLIKELNNNIRRVVDLYADLSTSFTKSTDIASSEGGDSSGGGGAMKYSDGSKGGHKRNRPA from the coding sequence atggagggtgacACATTGAGGCTTGGCAAAGGTGGTGGTCAGATAGATGGGAAGGTGGTGCAGACATTTCAGAAGAGCTTTGTTCAGGTTCAGAATATATTGGACCAAAATAGGCTGCTAATCAATGAGATAAACCAGAACCATGAGTCCAAGATCCCTGACAACTTGGGAAGGAATGTTGGTCTGATTAAGGAGCTCAACAACAACATAAGGAGAGTGGTTGACCTTTACGCAGATCTTTCAACTTCCTTCACCAAATCCACGGATATTGCCTCCTCTGAGGGTGGTGACTCcagtggtggtggtggtgctATGAAATATTCAGATGGCAGCAAAGGTGGCCATAAAAGAAACAGGCCAGCTTAA